Part of the Shewanella eurypsychrophilus genome is shown below.
TACGGTTTATAATCACTTTGCGAATAAGGATGCGTTATTTAGTGCCATTATGGTTGAGATGATGTCGCTGCTTTGTACTTTTGAGCATGTGCCGTTTTCAGAAGAGACATCATTAGAGCTACAGTTAAGCTTGGTCGCTGAGCAGGAGATCTCACATCTGCGATCCGAAGCATTTCTCCCTATGGCTAGGGTGATCATCGCCGAGGCGATTCACTCTCCAGACCTGATTCAAGAAGCGATGCTAGAGTTTAGTGATAAAGAATCTCCACTGACAAGTTGGTTTTATGCTGCCTACGATGCGGGTGTCTTGAAGACTGAGCACCCTGAAATTGTAGTCACTCAATTTATGGCTGTGATTAAAGCATTTTGTTTCTGGCCTCAACTTATTCAAGGCGCTAAATTTCCAGCTGATGACGAAATCGCTAGGATTAAGGAAACTGCAGTACAGATGGTGTTGAAGCAGTACACCTAAAAATCGTTCATTCATGCTGGATGAAACCCCTATTAATAATGGGTGTGTGACCCATTATTAATAGCAGTGAATAAGGTTATATCTAGTCACACCTATCTTCTGGTTAAGTCTTGCTAGCTATCAAGCAGTTCCTATAAGCCAATCTGGCTTACTAGGTATTTTATCTTTTTTATTTTCTAAGCGTTACGCAGGCCTGTTTGTTCTTGTCTACTATCTATATTGATTAGCTTTCCACATGAGCCATTTGGGCTCTCATGGGCATAATCAACAATATAGGTTAAATCATGGAACGAAAACTTATACTTCTACTGCTAATTTTTATTCAATTTCCCTTATGTTCACAAGAGCTTGAATCTTTACCTGAGGTCAGGATAGCAAGCTCAGTGAAAGACTTACTCGTGTCGACGAGAAAGATTTATACCATGGAAGTCACCAATAAATTATTCAAAGATGGCACAGGCTCAATTAAGGAGTACAAACACCAAAGAGGTTTTGCCCCCTTGCCTGCCCAGCTGATTAAGGGCATTGCGCAAGATATGATCCACGAGTCTAAGGATGAGGTGATTATTCACCTGAAGAGCAAATATTTTGTGAGTGAAGAGGGCAGGCTCGTTGATGATAAAGAGAAGGCCGCGTGGGACTTTTTACTGCAGCAGCAAAATGCAGCAACGAATGTTGA
Proteins encoded:
- a CDS encoding TetR/AcrR family transcriptional regulator, whose protein sequence is MIEKKLSRSEFKRKAIIEAAMAEFEAKGFKATSMDDIAKRAEVSKRTVYNHFANKDALFSAIMVEMMSLLCTFEHVPFSEETSLELQLSLVAEQEISHLRSEAFLPMARVIIAEAIHSPDLIQEAMLEFSDKESPLTSWFYAAYDAGVLKTEHPEIVVTQFMAVIKAFCFWPQLIQGAKFPADDEIARIKETAVQMVLKQYT